One window from the genome of Salisaeta longa DSM 21114 encodes:
- a CDS encoding PKD domain-containing protein, whose amino-acid sequence MRAFAHSVLFLLFLMLPAVATAQVIRAPHTAYARLGVGTSVSETDISTYAIEPYSFNGEMGYTLTQGLSVGLGGTFANYPKANVQNTEMLTLQAIGRWILFPRQSLSPYFNAGPNVTLGGDNPATGVTFGLGLDYVVTRHASVFVEATAYATMPDNAIDSRTDGRARFDGLGFWGVGVRSTLNAAPKPVDLLRIEGPDVIDRGTDGQFTVHTAPDVDRPVRYTWTMGDGTTAQGLATTHAYPLEGAYTVTVVAHNDGGTDRIHKTVTVREPTAPARILALSADTTTVRTGELVQFQAALHGTAPLSVQWNFGDGTEPVTERGLHHYNADRYIGTMRSETGQGYAFQSPGTYTVTLTAENALGQSTKDVVIEVGPAPQPALACGPLQQKVLFAFDSAQLTEASRDLLQQVAGALKVCPQTMLRVDGFADAVGSTDYNAALSQRRAQTVRTFLRSLGISDARFIVHGHGEVDAACPAEGRDRGCRPHRRVEAVLTVDEAPPLANDTNDRTSNIQW is encoded by the coding sequence ATGCGTGCCTTTGCTCACTCCGTCCTCTTTCTCCTTTTCCTGATGCTGCCGGCCGTGGCAACGGCGCAGGTCATTCGTGCCCCCCACACGGCGTATGCGCGCCTCGGCGTGGGGACATCGGTCAGCGAAACGGACATCTCCACCTACGCCATCGAACCGTACAGCTTCAACGGCGAGATGGGCTACACCCTCACGCAAGGCCTCAGCGTGGGCCTGGGCGGCACCTTTGCCAACTATCCCAAGGCCAATGTCCAGAATACGGAAATGCTCACGCTGCAAGCCATCGGCCGCTGGATTCTCTTTCCGCGCCAATCGCTGTCGCCCTACTTTAACGCCGGCCCCAACGTCACCCTTGGCGGCGACAATCCGGCCACGGGCGTTACCTTTGGCCTGGGGCTCGACTACGTGGTGACGCGGCACGCGTCGGTGTTCGTAGAAGCCACCGCATACGCCACCATGCCCGACAACGCCATTGACAGCCGCACCGACGGCCGCGCGCGCTTCGACGGCCTCGGCTTTTGGGGCGTAGGCGTGCGCAGCACCTTAAACGCGGCCCCAAAGCCGGTTGACCTGCTCCGTATTGAAGGGCCCGATGTCATCGATCGCGGCACAGACGGGCAGTTCACGGTACACACCGCTCCGGACGTCGATCGGCCCGTGCGCTACACCTGGACGATGGGCGACGGCACCACCGCGCAGGGTCTCGCTACGACGCACGCCTATCCGCTGGAGGGCGCGTACACGGTAACGGTGGTCGCGCATAACGACGGCGGCACCGACCGCATCCACAAGACCGTAACGGTGCGTGAGCCGACGGCCCCGGCCCGCATCCTTGCGCTCAGCGCAGACACCACCACCGTGCGTACCGGCGAGCTGGTACAGTTTCAGGCGGCCCTGCATGGCACGGCGCCCCTCTCGGTACAGTGGAATTTTGGTGATGGCACCGAACCGGTGACCGAGCGGGGACTGCACCACTACAACGCCGACCGCTACATTGGCACCATGCGCAGCGAGACCGGGCAAGGCTATGCCTTCCAATCCCCTGGCACCTACACCGTAACGCTCACCGCCGAAAATGCCCTGGGGCAATCAACGAAAGATGTGGTGATCGAGGTGGGGCCCGCCCCGCAGCCCGCGCTGGCGTGCGGCCCGCTGCAGCAAAAGGTGCTGTTTGCCTTTGACAGCGCACAGCTTACCGAAGCCTCAAGAGACCTCCTGCAGCAAGTGGCCGGCGCGTTGAAGGTTTGCCCCCAAACCATGTTGCGCGTAGACGGCTTTGCCGACGCCGTGGGAAGCACGGACTACAACGCCGCGCTCTCGCAGCGCCGCGCCCAAACCGTGCGCACCTTCCTTCGCAGCCTGGGCATCTCCGACGCCCGCTTCATCGTGCACGGCCATGGCGAAGTAGATGCCGCATGCCCGGCCGAAGGCCGCGACCGGGGCTGCCGCCCGCACCGCCGCGTAGAGGCCGTGCTGACGGTTGACGAGGCTCCGCCGCTCGCAAACGATACCAACGACCGAACCTCCAATATTCAATGGTAG
- a CDS encoding class I SAM-dependent methyltransferase, giving the protein MSSSATARSPRAFWDEIFSEGHANPYSRVAMPDLNEPNLQQALQHFGNVEGRTLIDVGCGRGSASLFFAYHGAHVISVDASAVAIDNLATYCTQHGIHNITPVCCTAEELTALDTRADFVYGAMILHHVEPFAAFVRTLRRVMKPNGRAFFWENNGRNPLLMWFRRHVVGRGWIPKFGDAHEIPLTPDEVSQLDDHFSVSVRYPELLLFRMISFYLLKGSMGRAMHALDRFFYRFPAIRRHSYRQHIYLEAS; this is encoded by the coding sequence ATGTCCTCCTCCGCAACAGCCCGCTCGCCCCGCGCATTCTGGGACGAGATATTTTCCGAGGGCCACGCCAACCCCTACAGCCGGGTGGCCATGCCCGATCTCAACGAACCCAACCTGCAGCAAGCGCTGCAACACTTTGGCAACGTTGAGGGGCGCACGCTCATCGACGTGGGTTGCGGGCGCGGCTCGGCCTCGCTGTTCTTTGCCTACCACGGCGCCCACGTCATCAGCGTAGACGCCAGCGCCGTGGCCATCGACAACCTTGCCACGTACTGCACCCAACACGGCATCCACAACATCACGCCGGTGTGCTGCACCGCCGAGGAGCTCACTGCGCTCGATACGCGGGCCGACTTTGTCTATGGCGCCATGATTTTACACCACGTGGAGCCGTTTGCTGCGTTTGTACGCACCTTACGACGTGTGATGAAGCCCAACGGGCGAGCGTTCTTCTGGGAAAATAACGGCCGGAATCCGCTCCTGATGTGGTTTCGGCGGCATGTGGTGGGCCGCGGGTGGATTCCCAAGTTTGGCGATGCGCACGAGATTCCGCTCACACCCGACGAGGTGTCGCAGCTGGACGATCATTTCTCCGTTTCGGTGCGCTACCCCGAGCTGCTCCTCTTTCGAATGATCTCTTTTTACCTTCTCAAGGGCAGCATGGGCCGTGCGATGCATGCGCTCGACCGGTTCTTCTACCGCTTTCCTGCCATCCGTCGCCACAGCTACCGGCAGCACATTTACCTGGAGGCTTCATGA
- a CDS encoding DUF6298 domain-containing protein, which yields MQALLAWAVLAGASSGTGAWGQGVQPAAENPRFWSYEGAPVMLLGGTRDDNLFQMPGLEAHLDSLVNAGGNYIRLTMSSRRIRGYEVYPFYQRPDGRYDLTRWNPEYWTRLERLLRLTHARDIIVQVELWDQWDQSRTHWADSPWNPDNNVNYDTTHTTLRGDGHYTTVAHDNGVTHDFYQTIPGAHHDTTVLRYQRRFVDRVLDATLRYNHVLYVVTNELLTQHPVAWSRYWMAHVRRRAAQAGRRVHVTEMFQAHDVRKGPHRIAHADTAAFDFIELSQNASQRTELHWTRLQWVYRRLQDAPRPINHVKIYGGAVRWTGGAAEGIDRFWRSLIGGAASVRFHRPPYGIGLNAAARAHLSSARALATAFAFPQAVPDARHTLLADRSPNEAYLTRIPGAQYVVYFPDGGAVRLDLRSQKGLVTVRWLNAPSSQWSPAITTPGGRWLPLRVTAAGDWIALITRTDQRPAK from the coding sequence ATGCAAGCCCTGCTCGCGTGGGCCGTGCTCGCGGGCGCGTCAAGCGGGACGGGCGCTTGGGGACAGGGGGTGCAGCCCGCTGCTGAAAATCCGCGGTTTTGGTCGTACGAGGGCGCGCCCGTCATGCTTTTGGGCGGCACGCGTGATGACAACCTCTTCCAGATGCCGGGCCTCGAAGCCCACCTCGACTCGCTGGTGAACGCCGGGGGCAATTACATCCGCCTCACCATGAGCAGCCGCCGCATTCGCGGGTACGAGGTGTATCCGTTTTACCAGCGTCCGGACGGGCGGTACGATCTGACGCGGTGGAATCCGGAATACTGGACCCGCCTCGAACGCCTGCTGCGGCTCACCCACGCCCGCGACATCATCGTGCAGGTGGAGCTGTGGGATCAGTGGGACCAAAGCCGTACGCATTGGGCCGACAGTCCGTGGAATCCCGACAACAACGTCAACTACGACACGACGCACACGACGCTCCGCGGCGACGGCCACTACACAACCGTCGCGCACGACAACGGCGTGACGCATGACTTCTACCAGACCATACCCGGCGCGCACCACGACACCACCGTGCTGCGCTATCAGCGGCGGTTTGTGGATCGCGTGCTGGACGCTACGCTCCGCTACAACCACGTGCTGTATGTCGTCACCAACGAACTCCTCACGCAGCATCCGGTGGCCTGGAGCCGGTACTGGATGGCGCACGTACGGCGGCGGGCCGCGCAGGCCGGGCGCCGCGTGCATGTCACCGAGATGTTTCAGGCACACGACGTCCGCAAGGGCCCGCACCGCATCGCCCACGCCGATACCGCTGCGTTCGACTTCATCGAGCTGTCGCAGAATGCAAGCCAGCGCACCGAGCTCCACTGGACGCGCCTGCAATGGGTGTACCGGCGGCTCCAAGACGCGCCGCGGCCCATCAACCACGTAAAGATTTACGGCGGTGCGGTACGCTGGACCGGCGGGGCTGCGGAGGGTATCGACCGCTTTTGGCGCTCGCTGATCGGCGGGGCAGCCTCCGTGCGCTTCCATCGGCCGCCGTATGGCATCGGACTGAATGCTGCGGCGCGCGCTCACCTGTCCAGCGCCCGCGCCCTGGCCACCGCGTTTGCGTTTCCGCAGGCAGTACCCGACGCCCGGCACACGCTCCTGGCCGACCGCTCGCCCAACGAGGCTTACCTCACCCGCATCCCCGGCGCGCAGTACGTGGTCTACTTTCCCGATGGTGGGGCGGTGCGCCTCGACCTGCGCAGCCAGAAGGGCCTCGTAACCGTGCGCTGGCTGAACGCTCCGTCGAGCCAGTGGAGCCCCGCCATCACCACGCCAGGCGGACGCTGGCTGCCGCTTCGCGTCACGGCCGCGGGCGATTGGATCGCACTCATCACGCGAACGGATCAACGACCGGCCAAGTAG
- a CDS encoding M16 family metallopeptidase, producing MHDAFSFIESSGGIDGFRLDANDLQVLFLEDTAAPVVTFMVTYHVGSRNEHAGHTGATHMLEHLMFKGTERFHKRRGTSIFDTLQRVGAEVNASTWVDRTNYYEMLPKEHLPLAIEIEADRMRNALLDPDDVEAERTVILNEYDQGQNEPTRRLFDAVWSAAFVAHPYHHPTIGWRSDIETISRDGLKHFYDTYYWPNNATLSIIGDVDRDAALAQVAEAFGDLPRAPHAIPEVTTREPEQAGPRHVTVHQDGQLGAVLMGYKSPPALDEASDALDVLARILASGKSSRLYRRLTDRGLAADVFAMNFRLRDPSLFSLFAFLNPERTHEEVQAAIEETLAAVRADGVTADEVARAKKQLIAKEAFGRDGSFQVAAQLNEAIAAGDWRLYTTYLDRIDAVTVDAVNAAAQRFLTPAGRTTGWYVPDAVAA from the coding sequence ATGCACGACGCTTTTTCCTTCATTGAATCCTCGGGCGGCATCGACGGCTTTCGCCTGGATGCCAACGACCTGCAGGTGCTCTTTCTGGAAGACACGGCGGCGCCCGTGGTTACCTTCATGGTGACGTATCATGTGGGCAGCCGCAACGAGCATGCGGGCCACACCGGCGCCACCCACATGCTGGAGCACCTCATGTTTAAGGGCACCGAGCGGTTTCATAAGCGCCGGGGCACGTCCATCTTCGACACGCTGCAGCGCGTGGGCGCCGAGGTAAACGCCTCTACCTGGGTCGACCGCACCAACTACTACGAGATGCTGCCAAAAGAGCATCTGCCGCTGGCCATCGAGATTGAGGCGGATCGCATGCGCAACGCCCTGCTCGACCCCGACGACGTCGAGGCCGAGCGCACGGTGATCCTCAACGAGTACGATCAGGGGCAGAATGAGCCCACGCGGCGGCTGTTTGACGCTGTGTGGAGCGCGGCCTTCGTGGCGCATCCGTACCATCACCCCACCATCGGCTGGCGCAGCGACATCGAAACGATCTCGCGCGACGGGCTGAAGCATTTCTACGACACCTACTACTGGCCCAACAACGCCACGCTGTCCATCATTGGCGACGTGGACCGCGACGCGGCGCTCGCGCAGGTGGCCGAGGCGTTTGGCGATCTTCCGCGCGCCCCGCACGCCATCCCCGAAGTGACCACGCGCGAGCCCGAGCAGGCCGGTCCGCGCCACGTGACGGTGCACCAAGACGGGCAGCTGGGGGCGGTGCTCATGGGCTACAAGTCGCCGCCCGCGCTGGATGAGGCCTCCGACGCCCTCGACGTGCTGGCCCGCATCCTGGCCTCGGGCAAAAGCAGCCGCCTGTACCGCCGCCTCACCGACCGGGGCCTTGCGGCCGACGTGTTTGCGATGAACTTTCGCCTGCGTGATCCGAGCCTGTTCTCGCTGTTTGCGTTCCTGAACCCCGAGCGCACCCACGAGGAGGTGCAGGCGGCCATCGAGGAAACCCTCGCTGCCGTGCGCGCCGACGGCGTTACGGCCGACGAAGTGGCCCGCGCCAAGAAGCAACTCATCGCCAAGGAGGCGTTTGGGCGCGACGGCTCGTTTCAGGTGGCCGCCCAGCTTAACGAGGCCATCGCTGCGGGCGACTGGCGGCTGTACACCACCTACCTCGACCGTATCGACGCGGTGACGGTGGACGCAGTGAACGCCGCCGCCCAGCGTTTTCTGACGCCCGCCGGGCGCACCACGGGCTGGTACGTCCCCGACGCGGTGGCGGCTTAG
- a CDS encoding YceI family protein, with amino-acid sequence MIASAASRGLIGALLIGLLGGLGQRLQAQTVVTIDSTASVIAYTGSAPLHDWTGTSRSVTGRFVLGGASPDSRVARIRVPVASFDSGNNRRDRKMRAVTEAQRYPMVRFRASRLQRVADAAAPDGTQRWAVAGTLTFHGQSHRLRDTVQVTQTAGRVRVRARFPVSLTRFGVERPSFLFFTVADTIRIDATLVGRIRRR; translated from the coding sequence ATGATAGCTTCTGCCGCGTCGCGCGGGCTGATTGGGGCCCTGCTCATCGGACTCCTCGGCGGGCTCGGCCAGCGCCTGCAGGCGCAAACGGTGGTAACCATCGACTCGACAGCGAGCGTCATTGCGTATACCGGCTCGGCGCCGCTTCATGATTGGACGGGCACCAGCCGGTCGGTTACGGGGCGGTTTGTGCTCGGCGGCGCATCGCCCGACAGCCGTGTTGCGCGCATCCGTGTGCCGGTCGCTAGCTTCGACAGCGGCAACAACCGTCGCGACCGAAAGATGCGAGCCGTAACCGAGGCACAGCGCTACCCCATGGTTCGCTTTCGGGCGTCGCGCCTGCAGCGTGTAGCCGACGCCGCGGCGCCCGATGGAACGCAGCGGTGGGCCGTGGCGGGCACGCTCACGTTCCACGGCCAGTCGCACCGCCTGCGCGATACGGTGCAGGTCACCCAAACCGCGGGCCGCGTGCGGGTGCGGGCGCGCTTCCCGGTGTCGCTGACGCGCTTCGGGGTGGAGCGGCCGTCGTTTTTGTTCTTCACCGTGGCCGATACGATACGCATCGACGCGACACTCGTGGGCCGCATCCGGCGCCGCTAA
- a CDS encoding endonuclease/exonuclease/phosphatase family protein — translation MRTTFRLLLRFLLAVLVLLFGLGYACRHLPPEWFWWTGPVAVFLPLLALLLLPAIAWYLPRAAWQGAAPTALGWGVLLVLIGVRFGPNWTVPYQPASAKAPALRVMSYNAPVHGPHPDSLAQRTVALVQQAQPDLLGLQEPWLRLTKRRTVAGAPHLQALLRRTDLRPTPALRPRERIRQPVLARIPLTAYKTYILGTDSLFAETVATRTTVRWQGRRLAVYNVHLNTVSPSKPWRAALTRMLNGTFWWEAIETYRQAMLRRAREARVLRDLIAHEPLPVIVLGDFNSTRHHWAYHHVAEGLRDAYTIAGRGWGGTYPATWPLVRIDHILVSKALRVQGARVLPTYGYSDHRPVVAELVWHK, via the coding sequence GTGCGTACCACGTTCCGCCTGCTGCTCCGGTTTTTGCTTGCTGTGCTCGTGTTGCTCTTTGGGTTGGGCTATGCCTGCCGGCACCTGCCGCCCGAGTGGTTTTGGTGGACGGGCCCGGTGGCGGTCTTTCTGCCGTTGCTTGCTCTGCTTTTGTTGCCGGCCATTGCATGGTACCTCCCGCGGGCCGCATGGCAGGGCGCAGCGCCCACGGCCTTGGGGTGGGGCGTGCTGCTCGTCCTCATCGGCGTGCGCTTTGGGCCGAACTGGACCGTGCCGTATCAGCCGGCATCTGCCAAGGCGCCAGCCCTGCGCGTGATGAGCTATAACGCTCCGGTGCACGGACCGCATCCCGACTCGCTCGCGCAGCGCACGGTTGCGTTGGTGCAGCAGGCCCAGCCCGACCTTTTGGGCCTGCAAGAGCCCTGGCTGCGCCTCACCAAACGGCGCACGGTGGCCGGGGCGCCGCACCTGCAGGCGCTGTTGCGTCGGACCGACCTACGCCCGACGCCCGCGCTTCGTCCGCGCGAACGCATCCGGCAGCCCGTGCTGGCGCGCATCCCGCTAACGGCTTACAAAACGTACATCCTGGGCACCGACTCGCTCTTTGCCGAGACGGTGGCTACCCGCACCACGGTGCGCTGGCAGGGGCGCCGCCTGGCGGTGTACAACGTGCACCTGAACACCGTAAGCCCATCGAAGCCCTGGCGCGCGGCGCTTACGCGGATGCTCAATGGCACGTTTTGGTGGGAGGCCATCGAAACGTATCGCCAGGCGATGCTGCGGCGCGCCCGCGAGGCCCGCGTCCTGCGCGACCTGATTGCTCACGAGCCGCTCCCGGTCATCGTACTGGGCGACTTCAACAGCACGCGCCACCACTGGGCCTACCACCACGTCGCAGAAGGGCTACGCGATGCGTACACCATCGCCGGACGCGGCTGGGGCGGCACCTATCCGGCCACGTGGCCGCTGGTGCGTATCGACCACATCCTGGTAAGCAAGGCCCTCCGCGTGCAAGGCGCGCGCGTCCTGCCCACGTACGGCTACTCCGACCACCGCCCGGTCGTCGCAGAACTGGTGTGGCACAAGTAG